One Candidatus Nitrososphaera evergladensis SR1 genomic window carries:
- a CDS encoding V-type ATP synthase subunit E codes for MSSNSALERTINKVLSQKETELISQIDSAFQESLKNLEASRGKLDAERARIIESAKKQAENLKRQIVGSSRLSARNKELVMIETDVNEAFERAKAWLASSSKDESYRALLAKVVEEAIPSVGSDDVIVECNKNDTEQVKKIVADLSKKNPKLKARVSDQPINAIGGVRVKSADGTMSFDNTLDSRIERLKPLIRKNIARMLRGEAGEE; via the coding sequence ATGAGTTCGAATTCTGCTCTAGAGCGAACCATAAACAAAGTTTTATCTCAAAAGGAAACAGAGTTGATCTCGCAAATTGATTCGGCTTTTCAAGAATCCCTGAAGAACCTCGAGGCGTCAAGGGGCAAGCTTGACGCCGAGCGCGCAAGGATAATCGAGTCTGCAAAAAAGCAGGCCGAGAACCTAAAGCGCCAGATCGTAGGCTCCAGCAGGCTGTCGGCGCGCAACAAGGAGCTCGTCATGATAGAAACCGACGTCAACGAGGCGTTTGAGCGCGCCAAGGCGTGGCTTGCGTCGTCCAGCAAGGACGAGAGCTACAGGGCGCTCCTGGCCAAGGTGGTCGAAGAGGCCATCCCCTCGGTCGGCTCTGACGACGTGATTGTCGAGTGCAACAAAAACGACACTGAACAGGTGAAAAAAATAGTCGCAGACCTGTCAAAAAAGAACCCGAAGCTGAAGGCAAGGGTCTCCGACCAGCCGATAAACGCAATCGGAGGCGTCCGCGTGAAATCCGCAGACGGCACCATGTCGTTTGACAACACGCTTGACTCGAGGATCGAGCGACTCAAACCTTTAATAAGGAAAAATATTGCACGAATGCTGAGAGGAGAGGCAGGAGAGGAATAA
- a CDS encoding DUF5615 family PIN-like protein, whose translation MSEKEEDDIKFLADAMLGSVARKLRIFGFDTLYVPDTSDNEILRLAAEQGRVILTADKELFKRMMKQGAPGVLVDGTSDLDDMAHIFEKLGISANLFSRIGSRCTSCNGALVQKRPEEVGALVPATVLARHDGFWQCTDCQKVYWDGGHLGRIRAFARNLEDRLSASKG comes from the coding sequence ATGAGCGAAAAAGAAGAAGATGACATAAAGTTCCTTGCGGACGCCATGCTTGGAAGCGTCGCCCGCAAGCTGCGCATTTTCGGCTTTGACACGCTGTACGTGCCGGACACAAGCGACAACGAAATCCTGCGCCTTGCCGCCGAGCAGGGCAGGGTGATCCTCACGGCCGACAAGGAGCTGTTCAAGCGCATGATGAAGCAGGGTGCGCCGGGCGTGCTCGTGGACGGAACAAGCGACCTTGACGACATGGCGCACATTTTTGAGAAACTCGGCATTTCTGCGAACCTTTTTTCCAGAATAGGGTCAAGGTGCACCTCCTGCAACGGCGCCCTCGTACAGAAAAGGCCGGAAGAGGTGGGCGCGCTGGTGCCGGCCACGGTCCTTGCCCGGCACGACGGGTTCTGGCAGTGCACGGACTGCCAAAAGGTGTACTGGGACGGGGGCCACCTTGGGCGCATAAGGGCTTTTGCCCGGAACCTTGAGGACCGCTTGTCCGCATCAAAAGGTTAA
- a CDS encoding cyclic nucleotide-binding/CBS domain-containing protein, whose product MVKKPVRQHADPNMTTRVVVRDIMNSPVISASPKDTVRDVAKKMKSEKIGSIIIMDKDKPVGLVTDYDIVTQAVAKDAKPSSVTASDVMQDLHSIESEESITEAARLLRKHGIKRLGVVYKDRLVGIISASDVIAVTPDLVDVVSEKAGIIRGELGRPAGKVSGYCDECGEWSDLLQYDEEGTFICEVCRGEATTTPEPA is encoded by the coding sequence GTGGTAAAAAAGCCAGTCAGGCAGCACGCCGACCCAAACATGACTACTCGCGTGGTTGTACGCGACATTATGAACAGTCCTGTTATTAGCGCATCTCCAAAAGACACCGTCCGCGACGTTGCAAAAAAGATGAAGTCAGAAAAGATAGGCAGCATCATCATAATGGACAAGGACAAGCCGGTGGGGCTGGTCACAGATTATGACATCGTGACGCAGGCCGTTGCAAAGGACGCCAAGCCAAGCTCCGTTACGGCAAGCGACGTGATGCAGGACCTGCACTCCATTGAAAGCGAAGAGAGCATTACGGAGGCCGCGCGCCTCTTGCGCAAGCACGGGATAAAGCGCCTGGGCGTAGTCTACAAGGATCGCCTGGTGGGCATCATTTCTGCTTCTGACGTTATTGCGGTGACCCCCGACCTTGTGGACGTGGTGTCGGAAAAAGCCGGGATCATCCGTGGCGAGCTTGGAAGGCCGGCAGGCAAGGTGTCTGGCTATTGCGACGAGTGCGGCGAGTGGTCCGACCTTTTGCAGTACGACGAGGAGGGGACCTTTATCTGCGAAGTATGCCGCGGCGAGGCCACGACCACCCCCGAGCCTGCATGA